The genomic stretch GGATACGGCCTTTGGTATAAACGATAGTATCGCCGCGCGGGAGGAAATTACTCGCGACATCCACTGCCTGGTTCAAAAGACCGCCCGGATTCTCTCTTAAATCAAGTATAAGCTCCCTCATTCCCTGTGACTTCAATTTCCCGAGTGCATCTCCAAGCTCATTGTTTGTAGTTTCGGAAAACCGATTGATGTAAACATACCCTACATCATGGTTCACCATGAACGACGTGGTGACAGAATACAAGGGTATCTTATCGCGGGTAATTTCAAATTGCAGCGTCTTATCTACGCCCTCGCGTGCGACTGTCACATCGACCTTCGTTCCCTTCGGCCCGCGCAGTTTCTTCACTACGTCATCGCGCGAGATCCCAACAGCGGACTTGTTATCGATAGCCACAATCTTATCCCCCGCTTGCAGCCCAACAAGCTCACTAGGTCCTCCCGCTATGGGAGAAACTACAAGCAGCGTGTCGTCCACAACATCGAACTCAATCCCGATTCCTTCAAAAGATCCATGAAAGTCTTCGGATATCTGCTGTGCCTCCTTTGCTGGTATGTAGACCGAATGTGGATCAAGCTGACCAAGCAATCCACTTATTGCCGCGCTGACAAGCTTTTGGGTATCAATATTGTCGACATAATACTTGTCCGCGAGGCTGAGAACATCCTTAAACTTCTCAAGCTGCTGGTAAATGTTATCGCCGCTGAATACACTTTGTATTTGCATCCCGATAATTATGCCGACGATTACCAACACTATTCCGCCTGCAGCACGGAGCCCGCGGCTGACTCGTCCGCCGGCAGCCGACAATTTATCTTTAAACAGTTTCATTTATAATTCCTCTTCCAGGGCTTCAAACATATATGAATAACAGATTACCTTCTACCGCCTTGTTTAAACTAAAAGAGATGCTTCGTCCTCTATGATCCGATTAAATATAT from Candidatus Acidiferrales bacterium encodes the following:
- a CDS encoding S41 family peptidase, encoding MKLFKDKLSAAGGRVSRGLRAAGGIVLVIVGIIIGMQIQSVFSGDNIYQQLEKFKDVLSLADKYYVDNIDTQKLVSAAISGLLGQLDPHSVYIPAKEAQQISEDFHGSFEGIGIEFDVVDDTLLVVSPIAGGPSELVGLQAGDKIVAIDNKSAVGISRDDVVKKLRGPKGTKVDVTVAREGVDKTLQFEITRDKIPLYSVTTSFMVNHDVGYVYINRFSETTNNELGDALGKLKSQGMRELILDLRENPGGLLNQAVDVASNFLPRGDTIVYTKGRIPEANENFTSNGGNYTRMPLIVLVNSGTASASEIVSGAVQDLDRGLIVGETSFGKGLVQRQFDLNDGSAVRITIARYYTPSGRLIQRPYDSDRGKYFMGAYVADTSEKSGSNLTHTMESDSTRPTFKTASGRTVYGGGGITPDYIVKMAEVPQFVYQFQVKRIFLEYVDDRYTQKQEELEKEYGSSENFDAKFQVSDWILMEIFDQAKKAGVKIDRGEYEKNEKYIAMLVKAQIARNVWGNEGWYRVVLTFDNQFEKAMTLFPEAKQIAGLN